One Cervus canadensis isolate Bull #8, Minnesota chromosome 1, ASM1932006v1, whole genome shotgun sequence genomic window carries:
- the LOC122439532 gene encoding intercellular adhesion molecule 2-like isoform X1 has translation MWPPQDHSDNERKYGHQLRKAGGSGLQLQVLPPTPRLPDWSPSPLCSQSSMFPVSLRMPLEMAPYGVWGMLAAFLSLLCCRGSGEKAFEGPEQLMVGSGEFQFINCTASCTDPKRIVLETALNKTLLESQAQWKLFKVYNVSKDEELLCSSTCGGKQETKVFHITVFYPPKQVLLTLSPTSVAVGTLFTIECRVPAVAPLKGLTVTLLRGTDILCNQTFVGTALSPQDAVVTHNTTAHREDGLYNFSCEALMDLRSRGGGLVHRVSDPQRLEVKEPEPNNQMVIIAVVIVLLLLFVTFVLLCFAFGQKWFRGRTGHYRVHATWRRLIGSHRAAPV, from the exons ATGTGGCCTCCCCAAGACCACTCAGATAATGAGAGGAAATACGGTCATCAGCTTAGGAAGGCTGGGGGTTCCGGACTGCAGCTGCAagtcctcccccccaccccccgcctccctGACTGGAGCCCTTCACCTCTCTGCAGTCAGTCCTCAATGTTCCCTGTGAGCCTGCGGATGCCACTCGAGATGGCCCCTTATGGTGTCTGGGGAATGCTCGCAGCCTTTCTCTCCCTGCTCTGCTGCCGAG GGTCTGGTGAGAAGGCGTTCGAGGGGCCAGAGCAACTGATGGTGGGGTCTGGAGAGTTTCAGTTCATTAACTGTACTGCCAGTTGTACGGATCCCAAGAGAATTGTTCTGGAGACGGCCCTAAACAAGACTCTCCTGGAGAGCCAGGCTCAGTGGAAGCTGTTCAAGGTCTACAACGTCTCCAAGGATGAGGAGCTCCTGTGCAGTTCCACCTGCGGTGGCAAGCAGGAGACGAAAGTTTTCCACATCACCGTGTTCT ACCCTCCAAAGCAAGTGCTGCTGACGCTGTCGCCCACCTCAGTGGCCGTAGGGACGCTGTTCACCATCGAGTGCAGGGTCCCCGCTGTGGCCCCCCTCAAAGGTCTCACTGTCACCCTGCTCCGTGGTACTGACATCTTGTGCAATCAGACCTTTGTGGGGACAGCACTTTCCCCCCAAGATGCCGTGGTCACCCACAACACCACAGCTCACAGGGAAGACGGCCTCTATAACTTCTCATGCGAGGCCCTGATGGATCTGCGCTCTCGCGGCGGTGGCCtcgtccacagggtctcagatcCCCAGAGGCTTGAAGTCAAAG AGCCCGAGCCCAACAACCAGATGGTGATCATCGCGGTCGTCATAGTGCTGCTGCTCCTGTTTGTGACATTTGTCCTCCTGTGCTTTGCCTTCGGCCAGAAGTGGTTCCGGGGGCGGACAGGTCATTACCGTGTGCACGCCACTTGGAGGAGGCTGATAGGGAGCCACCGGGCAGCGCCGGTATGA
- the LOC122439532 gene encoding intercellular adhesion molecule 2-like isoform X2 — protein sequence MFPVSLRMPLEMAPYGVWGMLAAFLSLLCCRGSGEKAFEGPEQLMVGSGEFQFINCTASCTDPKRIVLETALNKTLLESQAQWKLFKVYNVSKDEELLCSSTCGGKQETKVFHITVFYPPKQVLLTLSPTSVAVGTLFTIECRVPAVAPLKGLTVTLLRGTDILCNQTFVGTALSPQDAVVTHNTTAHREDGLYNFSCEALMDLRSRGGGLVHRVSDPQRLEVKEPEPNNQMVIIAVVIVLLLLFVTFVLLCFAFGQKWFRGRTGHYRVHATWRRLIGSHRAAPV from the exons ATGTTCCCTGTGAGCCTGCGGATGCCACTCGAGATGGCCCCTTATGGTGTCTGGGGAATGCTCGCAGCCTTTCTCTCCCTGCTCTGCTGCCGAG GGTCTGGTGAGAAGGCGTTCGAGGGGCCAGAGCAACTGATGGTGGGGTCTGGAGAGTTTCAGTTCATTAACTGTACTGCCAGTTGTACGGATCCCAAGAGAATTGTTCTGGAGACGGCCCTAAACAAGACTCTCCTGGAGAGCCAGGCTCAGTGGAAGCTGTTCAAGGTCTACAACGTCTCCAAGGATGAGGAGCTCCTGTGCAGTTCCACCTGCGGTGGCAAGCAGGAGACGAAAGTTTTCCACATCACCGTGTTCT ACCCTCCAAAGCAAGTGCTGCTGACGCTGTCGCCCACCTCAGTGGCCGTAGGGACGCTGTTCACCATCGAGTGCAGGGTCCCCGCTGTGGCCCCCCTCAAAGGTCTCACTGTCACCCTGCTCCGTGGTACTGACATCTTGTGCAATCAGACCTTTGTGGGGACAGCACTTTCCCCCCAAGATGCCGTGGTCACCCACAACACCACAGCTCACAGGGAAGACGGCCTCTATAACTTCTCATGCGAGGCCCTGATGGATCTGCGCTCTCGCGGCGGTGGCCtcgtccacagggtctcagatcCCCAGAGGCTTGAAGTCAAAG AGCCCGAGCCCAACAACCAGATGGTGATCATCGCGGTCGTCATAGTGCTGCTGCTCCTGTTTGTGACATTTGTCCTCCTGTGCTTTGCCTTCGGCCAGAAGTGGTTCCGGGGGCGGACAGGTCATTACCGTGTGCACGCCACTTGGAGGAGGCTGATAGGGAGCCACCGGGCAGCGCCGGTATGA
- the LOC122439532 gene encoding intercellular adhesion molecule 2-like isoform X3 produces MVGSGEFQFINCTASCTDPKRIVLETALNKTLLESQAQWKLFKVYNVSKDEELLCSSTCGGKQETKVFHITVFYPPKQVLLTLSPTSVAVGTLFTIECRVPAVAPLKGLTVTLLRGTDILCNQTFVGTALSPQDAVVTHNTTAHREDGLYNFSCEALMDLRSRGGGLVHRVSDPQRLEVKEPEPNNQMVIIAVVIVLLLLFVTFVLLCFAFGQKWFRGRTGHYRVHATWRRLIGSHRAAPV; encoded by the exons ATGGTGGGGTCTGGAGAGTTTCAGTTCATTAACTGTACTGCCAGTTGTACGGATCCCAAGAGAATTGTTCTGGAGACGGCCCTAAACAAGACTCTCCTGGAGAGCCAGGCTCAGTGGAAGCTGTTCAAGGTCTACAACGTCTCCAAGGATGAGGAGCTCCTGTGCAGTTCCACCTGCGGTGGCAAGCAGGAGACGAAAGTTTTCCACATCACCGTGTTCT ACCCTCCAAAGCAAGTGCTGCTGACGCTGTCGCCCACCTCAGTGGCCGTAGGGACGCTGTTCACCATCGAGTGCAGGGTCCCCGCTGTGGCCCCCCTCAAAGGTCTCACTGTCACCCTGCTCCGTGGTACTGACATCTTGTGCAATCAGACCTTTGTGGGGACAGCACTTTCCCCCCAAGATGCCGTGGTCACCCACAACACCACAGCTCACAGGGAAGACGGCCTCTATAACTTCTCATGCGAGGCCCTGATGGATCTGCGCTCTCGCGGCGGTGGCCtcgtccacagggtctcagatcCCCAGAGGCTTGAAGTCAAAG AGCCCGAGCCCAACAACCAGATGGTGATCATCGCGGTCGTCATAGTGCTGCTGCTCCTGTTTGTGACATTTGTCCTCCTGTGCTTTGCCTTCGGCCAGAAGTGGTTCCGGGGGCGGACAGGTCATTACCGTGTGCACGCCACTTGGAGGAGGCTGATAGGGAGCCACCGGGCAGCGCCGGTATGA
- the PRR29 gene encoding proline-rich protein 29, whose protein sequence is MASGTGGSWSHPPAQTAAPMPWVTILQPLPWTIPPPSPQPGRVKEDLLELMMLQNVQMNQLFLSGQVAAALNQGLSWTHPQVSLEVQQAEETAAQEEVPLVFHHHYLPCPMPALGPLLPWPGPLLSPPLHQPHVQNSAVIQHHPPAPRKRRVRAVPPPPPPSATGTVGADVPPASDYYDAESL, encoded by the exons ATGGCCTCAGGGACTGGAGGGAGCTGGAGCCATCCCCCAGCACAGACTGCAGCCCCGATG ccctgggTGACCATTCTGCAGCCCCTCCCGTGGACCATCCCACCTCCATCCCCGCAGCCAGGCCGCGTGAAGGAAG ACCTGCTGGAGCTGATGATGCTACAGAACGTTCAGATGAACCAGCTGTTTCTGAGTGGCCAGGTGGCAGCGGCGCTCAACCAGGGGCTTTCCTGGACTCACCCACAG GTCTCCCTGGAGGTTCAACAGGCAGAGGAGACTGCAGCTCAGGAGGAGGTGCCTCTGGTTTTCCACCACCACTATCTGCCCTGCCCGATGcctgccctgggccccctgcttccCTGGCCAGGCCCTCTTCTTTCCCCTCCCCTACACCAGCCCCACGTGCAGAATTCAGCTGTGATTCAGCACCACCCCCCTGCGCCTAGAAAAAGGAGGGT GAGAGcggtgcccccacccccaccccccagtgccACGGGAACTGTGGGTGCAGATGTACCTCCAGCTTCAG ACTACTACGATGCGGAGAGCCTATAA